A window of the Helianthus annuus cultivar XRQ/B chromosome 4, HanXRQr2.0-SUNRISE, whole genome shotgun sequence genome harbors these coding sequences:
- the LOC110937842 gene encoding glutathione S-transferase T3-like, with amino-acid sequence MDPFNNPDTPNTPSNNPNTPTNPTQPNVFSVPGYYPTLEPNQFSQFSSNAFASFQQSPNQFTQISQNQALQQMMMRGAWNFPPVQPQPIPTPPVQPQPIPTPPVQSEPEDDVEIVPETQPPKGKGKRNKGKQVAGDQASKPKAIKWTPIEEEALAKAFIGTSDNPVKGNNQPGDGFWSKVLTKFLAMMDQGPYRDIDSVSSKWRKLNSAINRFCEEYNKLYTSDRRSGWNDEDVFKMALQKYKQNHGSNFPHVRAWMVVKDDPKWSPIPNEVAMAKRQKTSETGSLSAGGSDARCHINLNDDADYDEDEYNVREPDRPPGRDKTKKERAKGKGKETVDPNMVEFMEHLKVYNDISAQKSKTKERAVEEKSRASDEKLKEKVRLSNEKIRISDEKIRLKEWEIMMINVENEPEPRRSMLKKLQDDIMKKHQII; translated from the exons ATGGATCCGTTCAACAACCCCGATACTCCCAACACGCCTTCGAACAACCCGAATACTCCCACTAATCCGACCCAACCAAATGTTTTTTCGGTTCCGGGGTATTATCCAACGctagaaccgaaccaattctcCCAATTTTCATCGAACGCTTTTGCGTCATTCCAACAATCGCCCAACCAATTCACTCAAATCTCCCAAAATCAAGCTCTTCAACAAATGATGATGCGGGGAGCTTGGAACTTTCCACCCGTTCAACCTCAACCGATCCCCACACCCCCCGTTCAACCCCAACCGATCCCCACACCCCCCGTTCAATCCGAACCCGAAGATGATGTGGAGATTGTGCCCGAAACCCAACCGCCAAAAGGGAAAGGAAAACGAAACAAAGGGAAACAAGTAGCGGGTGATCAAGCGTCGAAACCGAAGGCGATTAAATGGACCCCAATCGAAGAAGAAGCATTAGCCAAGGCTTTCATTGGCACTTCCGACAACCCGGTAAAAG GTAACAATCAACCGGGTGACGGGTTTTGGTCCAAAGTATTGACCAAGTTTCTCGCCATGATGGACCAAGGCCCGTATAGAGATATCGACTCGGTTTCCTCGAAGTGGCGAAAATTGAACTCGGCCATTAATCGGTTTTGCGAGGAGTATAACAAATTATACACAAGTGACCGTCGTAGCGGGTGGAACGACGAGGATGTGTTCAAAATGGCATTGCAAAAGTATAAGCAAAATCATGGTTCCAACTTTCCTCACGTTCGCGCGTGGATGGTTGTAAAAGACGACCCAAAATGGTCGCCCATTCCTAACGAGGTGGCGATggcgaaacgccaaaaaacatcgGAAACGGGTAGTTTAAGCGCCGGTGGGTCGgacgcgaggtgtcacattaACTTAAATGATGACGCCGACTATGACGAAGACGAGTATAACGTACGTGAACCCGACCGTCCACCGGGCCGAGACAAAACAAAAAAGGAGCGGGCCAAGGGAAAAGGAAAGGAAACGGTGGACCCGAACATGGTTGAGTTTATGGAACACCTAAAAGTGTACAACGACATATCGGCCCAAAAGTCGAAGACGAAGGAGCGGGCCGTCGAAGAAAAAAGCCGTGCATCGGACgagaagttaaaagaaaaggtCCGATTGTCGAATGAGAAAATCCGAATCTCCGATGAAAAAATTCGGCTTAAGGAATGGGAAATAATGATGATTAATGTCGAGAACGAACCCGAGCCgagacgttcgatgttgaaaaaactaCAAGACGACATCATGAAAAAGCATCAAATTATTtaa
- the LOC110937843 gene encoding dof zinc finger protein DOF1.4, which translates to MASGVHVMEKPIHLQHPQQQQQQQQQQQKSHEALKCPRCDSSNTKFCYYNNYSLSQPRHFCKACKRYWTRGGTLRNVPVGGGCRKNKRVKRPITTTVQHVVAATSSTVNHQRNPNPNTNLDHNPIPSSTTSNGNSNHHLNPLFYGLLPQNPNFPRFDHTRVSSVNEAPVVSGYDLLQPHMNASGLVFSSSATGGSVMANHGHTQNLTFSSYMNSSMFGGGSSSSSTSAPTMASLLASSLNQQQRFMGFASFDGGSMVKDLKMEGTQNMMEWNANNFHDQNKNDQIGGVVSSDPNSILWDSEGGGWLDPTNNIGSSVPSLI; encoded by the coding sequence ATGGCTTCTGGAGTTCATGTTATGGAGAAACCAATTCACCTACAACatccacaacaacaacaacagcaacaacaacaacaacaaaaatcaCATGAAGCGTTAAAGTGCCCGCGATGTGATTCGTCGAACACGAAATTTTGTTACTACAACAACTACAGTTTGTCTCAGCCAAGACATTTCTGTAAGGCTTGTAAAAGGTACTGGACTAGAGGTGGCACCTTGAGGAATGTCCCTGTGGGTGGTGGCTGCAGGAAGAATAAAAGAGTCAAGAGACCAATCACTACTACTGTTCAGCATGTAGTTGCAGCCACCTCATCAACAGTTAATCATCAaagaaaccctaaccctaataCTAATCTTGATCATAATCCAATCCCATCTTCCACCACTTCAAATGGTAACAGCAATCATCATCTcaaccctttgttttatgggttactcccccaaaaccctaattttccaAGATTTGATCATACTAGGGTTTCTAGCGTAAATGAAGCCCCTGTTGTTTCTGGGTATGATCTTCTTCAACCTCATATGAATGCATCCGGTTTAGTGTTTTCGTCTTCGGCCACAGGCGGTTCGGTTATGGCTAATCATGGTCATACTCAGAATTTAACTTTTTCAAGCTACATGAACTCATCCATGTTTGGTGGTGGTTCGAGTTCTAGCTCTACTAGTGCTCCTACCATGGCTTCTCTCTTAGCTTCAAGCCTTAATCAACAACAAAGATTCATGGGATTCGCATCCTTCGATGGCGGTTCGATGGTTAAAGATCTGAAAATGGAAGGAACACAAAACATGATGGAATGGAATGCTAACAATTTTCATGACCAAAATAAGAATGATCAAATTGGAGGTGTTGTTTCTTCTGATCCAAATTCTATTTTATGGGATTCTGAAGGGGGAGGCTGGCTTGATCCCACTAATAACATTGGTTCTTCTGTTCCTTCCTTGATCTAA